The following proteins come from a genomic window of Populus nigra chromosome 6, ddPopNigr1.1, whole genome shotgun sequence:
- the LOC133697356 gene encoding pentatricopeptide repeat-containing protein At1g05670, mitochondrial — translation MRRCAVIFLGYSFPHFSCHACLGFSPIRLPFLIGRYLSQSLHSSSNTRPFPNYSPKRPTILDAQLVHQISNAIKLRHSEPLRHILKPYESKFRSDHLIWVLMNIRHDYKLALDFFDWACLRRDPNLEARCIIVQIAVASKDLKLAHDLICDFWAKPNLDFGVSFTHFVDRLIYTYKEWGSDPHVFDIFFQVLIEVGMLDEARSFFDKLLNYGVVISTDSCNLYLTRLSDNFDRLRISIKVFNEFPQVGVCWNTASCNIIINSLCRLGRVKEAHCLLMQMKFRGDAPDVVSYSTVINGYCLGGELQKVLKLIQEMQMKGLKPNLYTYNSIILLLCKSGKVDDAERVLREMINQGIVLDTVVYTTLIDGFCKLGNIQAAYKLFDEMEKQRIVPDFIAYTAVICGLCRCGKMMDADKVFNKMFSRGVEPDEVTYTTLIDGYCKSGEMEKAFSLHNQMVQSGLTPNVVTYTALADGLCKLGQVDTANELLHEMCGKGLQLNICTYNSLVNGLCKSGNIRQAVKLMEEMEVAGMYPDTITFTTLMDAYCKTGEMVKAHELLREMLDRGLQPTVVTFNVLMNGFCMSGMLEDGERLLAWMLEKGIMPNTTTYNSLMKQYCIRNNMRGTTEIYKGMCERGVMPDSNTYNILIKGHCKARNMKEAWFLHKEMAEKGFNLTASSYNSIIKGFFKKKKISEARELFEEMRREGMAADAEIYNLFVDISYGEGNMETALELCDEAIENCFLNRIKKEKQ, via the coding sequence ATGAGGAGGTGTGCCGTTATTTTCTTGGGATATTCTTTTCCTCACTTTTCTTGTCATGCCTGCTTGGGTTTCTCTCCGATTCGTTTACCGTTCCTTATTGGAAGATATTTGAGCCAAAGTCTTCATTCTTCATCCAATACCAGACCTTTTCCCAATTATTCTCCAAAAAGGCCCACCATTTTAGACGCTCAACTTGTTCATCAAATCTCAAATGCAATAAAGTTGCGTCACTCTGAGCCCCTCCGGCACATTCTAAAACCGTATGAGTCCAAGTTTAGGTCTGACCACCTAATTTGGGTTCTCATGAACATCAGACATGATTATAAATTGGCTTTAGATTTCTTTGACTGGGCATGCCTGCGCAGAGACCCAAACCTTGAAGCCCGTTGCATAATTGTTCAGATTGCTGTGGCCTCAAAGGATCTAAAATTGGCTCATGATcttatttgtgatttttgggCAAAACCCAATTTGGATTTTGGTGTTTCATTCACTCATTTTGTTGACCGGTTAATATACACTTACAAGGAATGGGGTTCAGACCCCCATGTATtcgatattttctttcaagtccTGATTGAAGTTGGGATGCTTGATGAAGCAAGAAGTTTTTTTGACAAGTTATTGAATTATGGAGTGGTTATCTCTACAGATTCTTGTAACTTATATCTCACACGCCTATCAGACAATTTTGATAGGCTTCGGATTTCTATAAAGGTATTCAATGAATTTCCTCAGGTTGGTGTCTGTTGGAATACTGCATCATGCAACATCATTATTAATTCTCTTTGTCGGTTAGGAAGAGTTAAAGAAGCCCATTGTTTGCTCATGCAAATGAAGTTTAGAGGCGACGCTCCTGATGTTGTAAGTTATAGTACTGTAATCAATGGGTATTGCCTTGGTGGGGAGCTGCAAAAGGTGCTGAAGCTCATCCAAGAAATGCAAATGAAGGGATTGAAGCCAAACTTATATACCTACAACAGCATAATCCTTCTTCTGTGTAAGAGTGGTAAAGTTGATGATGCTGAAAGGGTCTTGAGGGAGATGATAAACCAAGGAATAGTTCTCGACACCGTGGTCTACACAACTCTAATTGATGGTTTCTGCAAGTTAGGGAATATCCAAGCTGCTTACAAGTTGTTTGATGAAATGGAGAAGCAGAGAATTGTTCCTGATTTTATAGCATATACTGCTGTTATTTGTGGGCTTTGTAGATGTGGAAAGATGATGGATGCAGATAAGGTCTTTAACAAAATGTTTAGCAGAGGAGTGGAACCAGATGAAGTTACATATACAACACTTATTGATGGCTATTGTAAGTCAGGGGAGATGGAAAAGGCCTTTTCCCTTCACAACCAGATGGTCCAAAGTGGGCTGACTCCAAATGTTGTCACGTACACTGCACTTGCTGATGGCCTTTGTAAGCTTGGGCAGGTAGATACAGCAAACGAGCTCCTTCATGAAATGTGCGGAAAGGGTCTTCAATTGAATATCTGCACTTATAACTCGCTTGTTAATGGCCTTTGTAAATCAGGAAATATCAGGCAAGCAGTAAAGTTGATGGAAGAAATGGAGGTGGCCGGGATGTATCCTGATACCATTACTTTTACCACTTTAATGGATGCTTATTGTAAGACAGGGGAGATGGTTAAGGCTCATGAGCTTCTGCGGGAAATGCTGGATAGAGGACTTCAACCCACAGTAGTTACATTCAATGTGCTCATGAATGGGTTTTGTATGTCAGGAATGCTGGAAGATGGTGAGAGGCTACTAGCATGGATGTTGGAGAAGGGTATAATGCCAAATACCACCACCTACAATTCTCTTATGAAGCAGTACTGCATTAGAAATAATATGCGTGGCACGACAGAGATTTATAAGGGAATGTGTGAACGGGGAGTAATGCCTGATAGCAACAcctataatattttgataaaagggCATTGTAAAGCAAGGAATATGAAAGAAGCATGGTTTTTGCACAAAGAAATGGCTGAGAAGGGGTTTAATCTCACAGCTAGTTCTTACAATTCCATCATCAAGGGttttttcaagaagaaaaagatttcAGAGGCTAGAGAACTATTTGAAGAGATGAGAAGAGAAGGGATggctgctgatgcagaaataTACAACCTCTTTGTGGATATAAGCTACGGAGAAGGGAACATGGAAACTGCACTTGAGCTCTGTGATGAAGCAATAGAGAATTGTTTTTTGAAcagaatcaagaaagaaaagcaaTAG